In Natronococcus sp. AD-5, the genomic window GAACTCGGAATCGCCACGGCCGTCCACAAGTTCGGCCCGCGTTCGTCCTGCGCCGGTTGCTGATCCGGGCGAGTTCGACGACGAGCGAGACACGCCCGGCGATCTGCGACGCTGTGACGGTCGCGTCGCGCTGGGTGACCGGCACGACTCCGCGGACGCCGCGTGCATCGCGGGGCGCGTCGTGGGACCGGAAACACACGACGAGAGAGCCATTTACACCCACGAGTTCGCATCTGATGTATCGAGCCGATTTCTGACATCGTCATCCCGTCCCGTGACGACGTATCGTGCATTGTCAGCCGCGCTTATCGTTCCGCGTACGCCGTTCCAGCCCGCTACGCCGATCGGACGGAGGCTGACGACGGGATGTGGTATGTATTTCCATCACAGTCCGGCGAATTGCATACATTTATATTATATGAAATTAAATTTCATTTCATGGAGATAGAAGAGAGTATAACGCGACTCGAGCGTGATGATTACGCATCAGAACGGCCTCCGGAGAGCGAAATTGACGATCAACGCTCATCGCTCTTCCGTCGGGTATTCCTATCTCACGAGCGGGGAAGAGCAAAATTTTATAACAGTCCCAATTATCATTTCTGATAACGAGTGTCCCCGCAATCGCAACCATCGCCCCGATCACCCTCTGACCCAGCAGCGTCCACCGGACGCGAGGGTCCCGCCCGCTCACCGCGGCCGGGGGTGGAACGCGAACGACTCGTAGTTCGGTATCTGTCGCGTCGGGAAGGCCAGGTTCGAATGCGCGCGATCGCGCGGTCCGTCGCGGCCGCCGAGTCCGGGACGCCCATCACGGATCTGTCGACGGGGCGGTATCAGCGCGTCTACACTGCACTGTATCGCACCCATCTCCCGCGCCTCGACCGCGCCGGGCTGATCGAGTACGAGCGGGAACGCGGCCTCGTTCGCCCGACCGCCCGGCTCGAGCGGAACGCACCCGTACTCGAGGCACCCGCCGCAGTTGACAGTTCGTCGGCCCCCGAAGCCAGGAACGGGACGAAGCCATCCGACCGGCGAGAGGCGTACGTGGCGGCGTTCGGGCTGGCCGGACTCGCGCTCAGCGGGGCGCTGGTACACCTGTCACTGGTCGCCAGCGTCCTGGTCGGCGGCCTCGTGATCATCGCGTTTCTCTACCGCACGATCGCGGCCGCGCGAACCCCGTAGCTGAGCGGTGCCGATACTGAGCGGCTCGAGCCGGTAGTCCTGCAGAACGTGCGGTCGTCCGCCGCGGCGCAGCGCACCACCGGAACCAGAACTCGGCCCACACCGGCGATAGTGGGCGGGTCTCGGTCCGCTTTACCGCAGTGCTACGCCCGGAACGGTGTCTCGAGGTCGGAATTATCATTAACACAGATAGTAACACTGCCAATATTTTCCACAAAACATACTACGTGGGATCGAAACGACAGTACTGATGGCAATGGTTCGGATCAAGCGGCGAGGGACTTCATCGGTGACCGGCGACGAACGCGGCGGTCTCGAGATGAAGCGCTATGAGTGACGAGACCTACGCCGTTCATCTGGTCGACGGCCGAGTCGTGGAGTGCGAGACGATTACGGTGCCGGACGACGGCGAGAGCGATTGGATCCGGTGCATACGGTCGGAGCCGTCGCCACGCGAAAAACTACCCGAGACGACGAAATACTACAACTGCGAGAACGTCGCACGAATCGAGCGGACCGATCGGAACGGCAGCAAACGCGTCATCGGCGGCGAGCAACTCGACTTCGCAAGCACTATCAAACGGGCCGTCAGCAAGTGACCAGCGCAACCGCCGACCCTTGCTCCCGGTTCAGCCCGCGTCGCGACCGTCCCGAGCGCGGGACGCGGCCGAGACACGGTCGATCGGACCGCCGCGAAAGACGCCATCCCGGATCCTCTCTTGGGGCGACAGCAGTGGGACTCGTGGCGCGTCGCAAGCGCTCGAGTCGCGGCTCTCGTGGCTTAGAACTACGCGGCGATTCAGCGGCGACTACTCGAGTTCGAGCGTCCACTCGCCGTGAGCCTCGACGCCGACGTAACCGTGATCAGCGTGGTGGAACGACGTCCCGCCGGTGTACGGTCCGATCTCGTCGACGAACTCACCGAACCGATCTTCTATCGGGAAGATAGTCACCTGAAAGGTGTAATCGCCGTGATTCGAGCACGCCGCTGTGTGCGATCCGCCGAACTCGAACGGGCCAACACCCGCGACCTGGTATCGTGGAGGGCTGCGACAGGGCATCCTCGCTGGTCATCCGTGACTGTCGTGTTCCACAGTGTGGGACACTTCTCGGCAATTACATACAAGCAGTCGTGGATTCGTACGACGAGGTGGGAAGCGGGCGGGAATTCCATTACCAGTCACAAGCGCTCCACCATTCGTGATGGGACCCGGCTGCATCCTCTCTTACACGGAACGAACGCGTCTATGAGGTTCTCTCGGAAAGGGTTCGAGCCGATAGTGCGTGAGCACGGGCTCGAACCGGTACGGCGTTCGCCGAGAAAATCGAAGGGGATGCGAGGTTGGGGGAACGATCGGTTCGCTCACTTCCGTCGACCGGGCGTCGTGCCACGGCGTCGTCAATCCCACCGTGGCGGTCAGGTATCCGGGCGGGTCCCGTAACTCGCTGGGACGGGGCGCGGAATCTGCTACCGCGAGAAACCGCCCACGGCAGTCAGCGCACTAGGGCGTTCGCTCGGGGGGTGGCACGAGGGATCGATGTCCCCACCCGCCGTGAATCATCCGCGACGTCACGGCGGTACTGAGCGTCCGCTGCTAGCACCGCAGGCTGCCCCTGCATTCACGTCGACCTCTACTCGAGGGCCCGCGGTGAGGGCGGTCGCTAAACTCGAACGACCCGCGTCCACGATCGCTCCGTTGCGACCCGGGAACACGCGGCCTCGTCTTCGAGGAAGTCGGCGCTCGAGAACTCACAAGGTTTATGCTCCGATCGCGGCTCGATCCGGAGCAGACAGGAGTCCACGGATGCGCACGATCACACGGAGCAGACAGGAACTGATCGCCGTCGCCGCAATCGTCACGAGCGCGACGGCCGCCGGCCTCGCGTCGTACCTCCTCCTCGTCGGCCCGACGCCGCGCGGAAAGCAGTTCATCACGGCAACCGTTCCACGCGTCGGCGGCCTCGACGCCGTGGCCGTCGCCGCGCTCGTCCCGACGGCGGTAGTCACTGCGGGGGTGCTGAGCGCCGTCGTCTTCGAGGGCACGCGCCAGCTCACCGCCGCGCACGACCGGCGGCGCGAACTCGAGACGGACGCGTTCGACGACCCGGGGTGAGACGGACGCGGTGTCGGCGGGGTGCTTCCGGGAGAATACCGCCGCCTCGTCGATCGATGGTGAGAGATTCGAGTTATACGTCGCCTCTCGGCGGCATTGAAATAGTTGTACCAGACCGTGGTTTTATGGGCTCTGGAGCGCTGCTCTCGGCACGGGGACCGGGGATGCGCGCCCTCGTCTACCGTAGTATCCGTTCGACGTCGCGTGCGTTTTACCCGGTCCTCCGCCCCCTTCGTAACGACGAACGGCCTCACGAGTATCTTCGCTCGTAGCGAACGTCAACCCTGTCGACGGCATTTGGGCCGTATCGTCCGGTCCGTGACACACGGTTAATACCTCGTCGCGGTGAACGGTGAAACGGTATGAGTACGACCGTGTTCCTCGACACCCCGATGGACGACGAACGCAGCATCGAGTGCGAGGAAATCAAAGTGATCGGAAATATCGTCTGGGCGCGCCCTGACGGTGACGGACAGGAGATCGTCATCCCCCTGTCGAACGTGACGGGAGTCACGGGTGACGCCGTCGAACAGGAGATCGAGGAAGTCGAGTACCCGGGCGGACGGGTTACCGAACTCGTTACCCGCCTCTCCTAACGGGTACACGCAAATCGCCGCCTTCGCTCGCTCAGAACGGCGGCGACCGCGAAAATAGTTAGTCGGCTGGCTGGTGATCGGACTGGACGGATCGCTCTTCCGGACGAGCGTCGGCTACGAGGCGCCGACCCTGCCGTGTTAGCGCCCGTAGATAGCGAACGACGTTCAGGGGTCCGGTTCGCGGTCCCGGCGAGCGATAGCACGCGATCAGCGACCACATCGTTGCCACGCCGACCGAGCCGAGCGCGGAGAAGGTCATCCCCATCGTCGCGTAGGTAACCGCGTACACCGAACCGATCGTCATCGACGGCACGCTCGAGCCGAGCGGAATTTGCGCAGTTACATCCCGGATCGTCGGAGCGAGAAAGACGATCGAGAGGACGCTTCCGGCGAGAAACACCAGGTCTTACCACATCATCGAAATCAATTACTCGAGAATGAGTAAAAGTTTCTCGGTGTGGGATGAAGGGGACGAGATCGCTCGATCGCGAAGCGGTCCGCGTTCACGAACCCGGGAGCACCGACTCGAGCCGAGCGGCCCGACTACGGGTCGACGAAACACGGACGGGCGCGGTGCCGGCGGTAATTGCGGACGTACGCCGGCATCCGGCCGTATCCGTGTCGCAAGCAATGTAAGGCAAACCCCTATGCAGTCAGTTCCCGACAGCCCCCACAGGGCGCGACGGAGCAACCAGAAGACGCCGCGTCGGGAAGCGACGTCCCTCGAGCGCGGAACGCGAAACGAACACCAACGGCCAGACGGAGTACCAATGCATCGACGAACGGCTATCGGCGTAATCGCCGGCGCAAGCCTCGCAACCCTGACGGGCGGCGCCACCAGCGGAGTCGATACCGAAACGACGACCGCCGTCGGTGAGCAGCCGGATACGGAGCGCGGCGATCCGAACACAGCGACAAGACTCGCCGACGCGCCGCCGGATACGGGCGTCGACTTCGAGGTCGGACCCGTTTCGCTGACGGAGTGTGGCATTACCTGTCGCGACGCGACGACGACGCTCACCAACACCGGTAGCAGGGATGCAACCGGTGTTCGTGCGGCCGTGTCGGTCTTCACCGACGACACGCTCGTGTGGGAGACCGACGACCACGTCGGACGGCTCGCGGCCGGCAACGCCGTGACCCGGACGCACCGTATCGACGTCGATCCCGGAACTGCTCTCGCGATTCGGGAGAACGACGGCCGGATCAGGATGGAGGTCACGATCGTGTCAGATCAGCAGACGGAGCGAGTCGTCCGCGAGAAGGACGCCGAGGTCTGATCGTCGCGAGTCTCACGCCGCTTCCGTTCACCGCCGTCCTCACCGATACCGGCCGGCGCGTGTGGACGGACCGTCGGAGCCGCTACGGGCCTCGGTACCGCCGCTCGAGCCGGTCCCGCACCGGTCCCGACGGCGGGCGCTCCACATATTTATGCGATGGTTGCGAAATACACCCCGATGACCGGGACTGGCAGATTCAAAGTATTCGGCGTGTACGTCTCGAAGCCAGTCCGCGACGCCCTCGCGGCGCCGGCGTACGAAACGGCCGGAGTCGTCTCCCTCGAAGACTACTTCGACGCGTCGGGATCGGTCCCGGAAGGGGATCCCGGTGCCGAAGCGACCGACGCGCTCCTCGCCGACGTCGTCGAGGGGTTCGCCGACCTGTACGACGACGCGGACTTCGACGCCGCCGGTCGACTCGGTCCCGACGCGTTCGAACTCGTCCACCTCGCAGCCGCTCCTGAGCACGTCGCCCGCGCCCGCGAACAGTTCCGCGCCGCCGCGACGATCCAGGACGCGGACCTGCGGACGGTTCACACCGCGATCCTCGCTGCGTATCTCGACCTTCCGACGGCGGCTGCCGACCGGTAGACGGAGCGCAGCGCATCGCGAACGGTGTTCGACGGACCGGAGCCGGTCGCGAACGCACCCGAAACGGACCGCGGCGATGGCTACGGTTGGACGTTGTAATTCGGTTGCAGTGTTCCTCGAGTCCCGACGTATTTCGTCTGAGAATCCTACAGAACGTTCATCGCGGCCGTTCGTTCCGAAACGAGGTCTCGACGATAACACTAAGTATAGTCATGACCATTGGTAGCATGTATCAAGGTGAATAGCCATGA contains:
- a CDS encoding DUF7344 domain-containing protein, whose product is MERERLVVRYLSRREGQVRMRAIARSVAAAESGTPITDLSTGRYQRVYTALYRTHLPRLDRAGLIEYERERGLVRPTARLERNAPVLEAPAAVDSSSAPEARNGTKPSDRREAYVAAFGLAGLALSGALVHLSLVASVLVGGLVIIAFLYRTIAAARTP